The following proteins come from a genomic window of Chitinivibrionales bacterium:
- a CDS encoding polysaccharide biosynthesis/export family protein has product MMFSEDSSPVRGGCFVHTRIKRPTLALLFIAALVTLCFGETEEYVLQPGDVISISVVEHPEFSGRHKIRPDGRINYPVIGELDVATLTCAQLVKIMQGKLSSYVNNPVVSVSIEEYYSNKIYIIGAVRQPGQYQIYEPIDILKAVAMCGGLQNLRIKTIRIIRADGSIVTVETKTLWGGEGKRDTKKYVLYPGDTMYVPESFEIPWALITTVLTVIILSMEIVIYSQYMAK; this is encoded by the coding sequence ATGATGTTTTCTGAAGACTCTTCACCAGTCCGAGGCGGGTGCTTTGTCCACACACGAATTAAGCGACCGACCCTTGCTCTTTTGTTTATCGCGGCATTAGTTACCCTCTGTTTCGGCGAAACCGAAGAGTACGTTCTTCAGCCCGGCGACGTCATTTCAATTTCGGTGGTGGAGCACCCGGAATTTTCCGGCAGGCACAAGATCCGCCCGGATGGCAGAATAAACTATCCTGTGATCGGCGAACTCGACGTGGCCACCCTTACCTGCGCCCAACTCGTGAAAATCATGCAGGGCAAATTGTCGTCCTACGTCAACAATCCCGTTGTCTCAGTGTCCATCGAGGAATATTATTCGAACAAAATCTATATCATCGGCGCCGTGCGCCAGCCGGGCCAATATCAAATTTACGAGCCGATCGATATCCTCAAGGCCGTCGCAATGTGCGGGGGGCTGCAAAACCTGCGGATCAAAACTATCCGCATCATCCGGGCCGACGGTTCTATTGTTACGGTGGAAACAAAGACGCTGTGGGGCGGCGAGGGCAAGCGAGACACCAAAAAATATGTGCTCTACCCAGGCGACACCATGTATGTGCCGGAAAGCTTCGAAATCCCGTGGGCGCTCATCACCACGGTGCTTACAGTCATCATTCTCTCCATGGAAATAGTTATTTATTCGCAGTACATGGCCAAATAA
- a CDS encoding AAA family ATPase produces MGYLKFWKLKEKPFEELCNTRFFFESDDHREALDRMLYVVNDRNMNMGLLTGEVGCGKTITKSVFESSLPKQHFEVIGFENSNFTFLDILYDIVTRTTFREARLDLSSEEAQATRDDKYLLMALFKKKLEKLAYEEKRHLVLIFDEAQQMANEVLDEVKNLTNITSQTQNYLTIFFVGQPEMREKIRALRQVDQRIFLRFHLNTLDYNNTTKYVLHRLRIAGPENLGIFAAPALEMIFRATGGVPREINRLCKLALNYGFAQELPEIRGEDIGLILDDMRKHG; encoded by the coding sequence ATGGGATACCTCAAATTCTGGAAGCTCAAGGAAAAACCGTTTGAGGAGCTCTGCAACACGCGGTTCTTTTTCGAAAGCGACGACCACCGCGAAGCGCTCGACCGGATGCTGTACGTGGTCAACGACCGCAACATGAACATGGGCCTGCTCACCGGCGAGGTGGGCTGCGGCAAGACCATCACGAAAAGCGTGTTCGAAAGCTCACTCCCCAAGCAGCATTTCGAGGTGATCGGGTTCGAGAATTCGAATTTCACCTTTCTCGACATCCTTTACGATATCGTGACCCGCACCACGTTCCGCGAGGCGCGGCTCGATCTTTCGAGCGAGGAGGCCCAGGCGACTAGGGACGACAAGTACCTGCTGATGGCCCTGTTCAAAAAGAAGCTGGAAAAGCTCGCCTACGAGGAGAAGCGCCACCTCGTGCTCATCTTCGACGAGGCCCAGCAGATGGCCAACGAGGTCCTCGACGAGGTGAAAAACCTCACAAACATCACCTCACAAACGCAGAATTACCTCACCATTTTCTTCGTGGGCCAGCCCGAGATGCGGGAGAAAATCCGCGCCTTGCGGCAGGTGGACCAGCGCATCTTCCTGCGCTTCCACCTCAACACCCTCGACTACAACAACACCACGAAATACGTCCTCCACCGTCTGCGCATCGCCGGCCCGGAAAATCTCGGGATCTTCGCGGCACCCGCGCTCGAGATGATTTTCAGGGCCACCGGCGGCGTTCCGCGCGAGATCAACCGGCTCTGCAAGCTCGCGCTCAATTACGGCTTTGCGCAGGAGCTCCCGGAAATCCGCGGTGAAGACATCGGACTCATCCTTGACGACATGCGAAAGCACGGCTGA